Part of the Fibrobacter sp. UWR2 genome is shown below.
GGTAAGGCTTGCAAACGATGTGGATAATCCGCGGAACTGTGGCTTCGAAAGGACGTGTTCGTTGACGGGCGAACAGGGAATTTGCCCGAGCGGCTGGCACCTGCCCGATTCTACTGAATGGAGAACCTTGCTCACGACTGCCGGTGCGTCTACGAAGCTCATGTCGAAGGTGGGCTGGTACTGGGAAGATGCCTCGGACGATTTCGGGTTTTCGGCGTTCCCTGCCGGGAATATTTACCGCGGGGATGCCTTCACCTATGCAGATACGCGCAGCGCTTCGTTCTTTATGCTTGCCGAAGATACGGAAGACAATCGCCTATCTTACTATATGGACTTGTTCGGAAGTTCGCCTAATGTGGCGGGGTCTTTCAAGGATAACGGGAACGCTATCCGTTGTGTTAAGGACTAGAAACTGTTTTACTACATTTTTTTGGAATGAACTGAGGAGAATTTATGTTTGAAAGGTTGACAAGAGGGCTCTTTGTAGCACTCACGACGTTACTCCCAGTGGCCCTGTTTGCGGCCGATGGTACCATGAAGGGCAACGGCTCCGCCGAAAAGCCTTTCCAGATCGAGGATTACGGCGACCTCAAGGCCATCGGCAAGGGCGCTTACCTTTATTCCTCTAACTATGTCTTGACGAAGGACATCGACGCTTCTGCATCGTGGAACGAGATGTGCAACGAGGACGGCTGCAACGGCTTTATTCCTATCGGAAAAAACAAGGATGCTGCCGACAGCGTGGCGTTCTGGGGAACTATCGACGGCCAGAACCATACCATCAGTAACCTGAAAATCTGGCTCCCTTGCGAAGACGATGTGGGCTTTATCCACGCGCTTATCGGCACTGTCAAGAACCTGAACTTTGACCACCTCCATGTGACGGGCAGGATTGACGAATCGCTCCATGTGGGTGGCGTCGTCGCAAGGCTTGTCGGGACTGTCGAGAATGTGCACGTGACGAACGGTTTTGTTCAGGGTAGAAAGCGTGTCGGTGGCATTGCGGGTTGCGCGATGAGGGCTATCGGATATGCCGATATGAAGGCGGTTTTGAAGAATGTCTCGTTCCAGGGCGATATCAAGGGCGAGGCGAGGATAGGCGGCATTGTGGGCGAGACGGATGAGGCTACGGTCGATAGCGCCTTCGCCGACGTGAACATCATTGTTATGGACGAACGTGCCGGTGGCATTGTCGGTTACAGCGACGGGCCTATTAGCAACAGCCGTTCCAGCGGAACGATTGTCCCCGGGGATACCGAAGTGGACGAGGTGGGCGGCATTGCAGGAAAGGCCGAAGAAGGAATACTCCGGTGCGTGTCGACAATGGACCTGATGCATTCGGGTTCCTACTTTTTTGATGAGGATATAGGAGGCATCGTCGGTGCTGGCAAATCTGTGACCTTGTCCTATGCACTTGGAACTGTCGAAGGAAAGGAATATGTAGGCGGTATTGCCGGAAGCGGCGTTGTGGTGTATTCTTTTGCGATGGGCACGGTGCGCGGCGGTCACCATGTCGGCGGCGTTGTCGGTTACGGGTCGGTCTCTGCCTCCTATGCGGCCAATGCCGTGCAGGGCGATAGCCTGGTCGGCGGACTTGTCGGAAAACTCGATGGTTCGGTCGAGAGTTCTTACTGGAATACCGAAGTTTCGGGACTTGATTCGAGTGACGGCGGCACGGGCCTTACGACTGCCCAGATGATGACGCTCTCGTCGTTTGCGGGCTGGGATACCCTGGGCTACAAGGCCTACGAAATAGTCCAGATGAACCCCTGTGATGGCTATGAAATGGATAGCGGCTGGTGCTACCGCGAGACGGATGAAATCATCAGGATCTGGGGTATTGACGAAGGCAAGTCCTTCCCCTACCTGACGGAAAATCCTTTCTCGAAGAAGTCGCTTATCCCGATTGCCCTCCCGACGGCGGCATCGAAGTGGCAAGAGAAACCGAAGGTCGCCGCGCTTGTCGAAGGCGATGGTGAGCTTGTCGGTGAATGGCTCGGCTGGGCAAAGCTGAACGAGCGGAAGGAGAATGCCTATTTCGGGGATTCCATCTATTACGGGTATAGGATTGGTATCGTGAATGGCACTGACACCGTCTGGGGAACTTCGAGCCATATGGCGGTGCCCAACAAGATCGAGATTTCGAGCATCGAGGAACTCCAGAAAATAGGAAACGATGTCGCGTATCCGCTTATTGCGAGTTACGAACTGACGAAGGATATCGACGCGTCGGGTTTTGCCTTCAAGCCTATCGGCGACAGCGTCCATGTGTTCAGTGGAATGTTCGACGGCAAGAACCACACCATCTCGAACCTGGAAATCAATGAACCCGATGGCGACTTTGTGGGAATGTTCAGCTTTACGGATGTGTCGGTTATCCAGAATGTGACCTTCAAGAACGCGAAGGTTACGGCGTCGTGGTATGCCGGCGTATTGGCGGGCGAAATAGACAAGTCGCTTGTGACAAACGTGGTTTCGTTGAATGGCGAGGTCTCGGGAACGTCGTTTATCGGCGGGTTGATGGGCGCTACGCGTTCGACCGAGCTGAACAAGGTGGCGACTACGGGCTCCGTGAAGGCGAACGATATCGTCGGTGGCATTATCGGCGCTTCCGCTTCGATTATAAAAGACGCGTTCTCGGTAAATGTCGTCAAGGGCTACGAAAATGTGGGTGGCGTTATCGGGCTTTCGGATGAGTTCTCTTCTGCCACGCTGCAGAGGAACATCTATTCTGCAAGCCTTATCAAGTCTCCCGAGCCGCGCGGGATTATCGGCGGTTCGTTCTTCGGGTCTGGCGAGAACATGGAGCATTGCTACTTCGACTCTACGATTACGGGGAATGTAAGAGGCGGTAATACCACGGAAGAGATGTTGAAGCAAACGACATACGAAGGCTTCAATTTCGATACCTTGTGGGCCATTCAGGAGGGCGTGTCGTACCCGTATTTCCAGGGCATGGAACCTATTCTGCCGGGGACGCTCGAGGACGACGGGACCGTCAATATGCTGGCGGGTTTCGGTACGGCGGTGAACCCCTACAAGATTGGCACTTACGATGAACTCAAGTATGTAGGCAAGTTCGAATACGGGCTCGACAAATACTATAAGCTTGTCGGCAATATCAAGGCCTCGGAATCGGCCAGGGAGAACTGCAATGCCGATAGCAGCCTGTGCAAGGGTTTCGAGCCGATCGGCGAATTCAGCGGCGTATTTATCGGTAATAACAAGATTATTGCTGGCCTGAACATCAACCGTCCCGACGAGGATTCCGTGGGCCTGTTCCGTTCGTTGGCAAGTGGCGCCGTGGTGACTGGGATTGTGTTTGATACGACTTCATATTTTACTGAAAGCTATTCCTACGATTCCGACAAGACCAAGGGTAAGATTCGCGGCAAGAACTACGTCGGTGCTCTCGCCGGTGTTGACAAGGGCGCCGCGGTCGAGAACATCTTCGTGAAGTACGATGTCCGCGGTACGGACTACGTGGGTGGCGTTGCCGGCAAGAAGGATGCGGGCTCCATCGTGAGGAGCGCATCGAAGGATACCATTGTGGGCGAGGAATATGTCGGCGGCCTGTTCGGCAGCCTGGGCCAGGCTACGGTCAAGGATTGCTTCGGGGCAAGCCCCGTAATCGGTTCGCAGCGCGTCGGCGGGTTGACGGGATCTTCCAGCAATGCGACCGTGCAGAATTCCTATGCAGTCGGCAATGTCCTGGGGACTTCCAAGTTTGGCGGCGTTGCCGGCGAAGACGTGGGCTCCACCTACACGGCGGTGTATTACGACAGCACTATTTGGTTCCAGACCAAGACGACGGCAGCCGGCGAACTCCGGAATACGGATCAGATGGTCCAGAAGGAGAACTACGAGGGCTGGGATTTCGAGAAGACCTGGAGGATTGCCGCCGATACCACGTATCCTTACTTTACCTGGATGTGCACGAACAGCTACCTGTCGAAGACGATGGACGAGAGAATTCGCCCCAACCGCTATGTCGACGTGACGATGATGCACATGGAGGGTTCCGGCACCAAGGATGACCCGTTCCTGGTCAAGACATACGGCGACCTGAAATCTATCGGGTTCGGCAAGTACAAGCTTTCGGCGGTGTATCAGCTGGCGAACGATATCGATGCCTCGGCGTCTGCAGACGAACTTCTCAGGTGGAATGCGGAGAAGGGATTCAAGCCTATTGGGGAGATGGAATACTTTGGGAACCATTATGGCGATTACGGCATACAGGATACGTCGGAGTTCTCCGGAAAATTCTACGGTAACGGGTTCAGCATAGATAACCTCACCATATGCTACAAGAAATATCAACCGTCCGGGTTTATCGATACGCTGGCACCGTCTGGCCTTATCGAAAATCTCACGTTCAAGAATCTGACTTACTCTAAAGCCGAGACGGTTGGCCTTGTCGGAACGAACTATGGTGTAATCAAGAACGTCCATGTGGAAGCGACTTACGATTCTGTGCCTGAGGCTGCGGGTTTTGCCTCCTACAACAGGGGCTCTGTCGAGAACTGCACCATCAAGGCGCAGATCATCGGAGGTTATCCCTTTGCGGGCGTCGCCTATGCGAACGATGGCAAGATTACCAAGGTTAAGGCGGAGGTTTCCGGGACCACGGGCGATTTTGCCGGCATCGCGCTGGTTAATGGCGGCCTTATCGACAAGGCGACCGTGACGGCGAATGTGGTTTCCAAGTATGGTACCATGGCCGGTATAGCCGGGTTGAACAGGAAGACCGGAAGCATCGGCACGAGTTCTGCCACGGTGAATATGACCAGTACGGATGGCGGTACGGGTCATGCCTATTATTACGAGGCCCTGTATCAGATAGTCTCTTTATACATCGATGGTATTGGTGGAATCGTGGGTGTCGATAGCGGCTCCGTTACCGGTTCTACGGCGTCGGGCGTAATCATCGCTCCGAATTCTATCAATGTGGGTGGCCTGGTCGGTGCCGCCTATGGCAAGAAGCTCGATAGCCTGCATGCGAAAGTCGACGTGACCGGTTACAATTTCGTGGGTGGCTTTGTTGGCCGGAACGGTACCCGCATATCCAACAGCTATGCCATGGGCAATGCCGAGGGACAGCACAGTGTGGGCGGCTTTGTGGGCGAGGTCGATTCCGCCGGTGTCATCGAAAGGTCTTTTGCTACGGGTAATATGTTCGTCGAAGGTGGCGGCTTTGTCGGTTCGAATTTCGGAACCGTCAGGCAGTCCTATGCGACGGGCGATATCAATGGTAGGGCCGGAACTTTTGTCTATCGCAACTACGCCCTAATCGAGGACTGCTATTCGACAGGCAATGCCTATGTAGAACAGGATAGGGGGTACGCTTCTGGTTTTGCAGGACAAAAATGGGCTGGAAATATCAGGGGCTATAGCGTGGGCGCAACCATTGATGGAGAAACGCGCCTGTGCTCCGGGATGGACGGACGCTACGATTCTCTTGACATAGTCTACTACCTTGCCGACAACTGCATCGATTCCCTGTCGAAGGGCGTGGGGCTTACGTACAGCAAGATGCACCAGCAGAAATCGTTCTCCGGGTTTGATTTCGATTCCGTCTGGTACATCAAGGAAGGCGTGAGCTACCCGATGCTGCGCGGCATGCCGAACGTTCCTGTTGCGGGCAAGGTCGAACTGACATTCGGTGAAGGCAAGTTCCAGGCGAAGTCTGTACGTTCCAGCATTCTGAACGGTGCGTTCGTGATGGATTCCTCGTACAAGGTTGTTGTGAAGCTCGACGAGGCGAGCGAGGCATTGCTCGATTCTCTTGATAGCGAGGGCGAAAATGCCGTGGGCGACTTTAAGGTGCTCTACCGCGTGGGCATGCTGTTCGATGGCGATACCATGTGGGGCTCTCCGACGCAGGCTACGTTCAGCGTGGAAGGCACGACCGTGGTTGCCGCGCCGAGTCTCGAAGGGCAATTCGGTGCCGCCTTCCATGGCCCGCAGGTGACGCTCCAGTTTGATGTTCCTGCCGCGGGTGCGGTAAAGTTCGCGCTCATGGATATGCAGGGCCGTGCCGTACGCTCGTTCGACCTGGGGCAGCGTTCCGCGGGTGCGTATAGCGAAGCGCTCGATGCCGGTGCGATTGCTCGCGGGCGCTATGTGGGCGTGCTGCAGGTGAACGGTCGCATCGCCGGAAAGACGCTGATGCTAAAAAGGTAGCCCATGACCCACGCCGAACTCCTAAAGCGCCTGCAGGCCGAACAGGATTTGAAGTACCGCGACTTTCACGCATCGCTTTTGCCGAACATCGACAAGAAATCGATTATCGGCGTGCGCGTGCCCACTATGCGGAAGATTGCGAAGGAGTTCGCGGCGGGTGGATCTATGGGCGCAAAAACCGTGCCGGCCGATGTCGCCAAGTTCCTGGACAAGTTGCCGCACAGGTATTTCGAAGAGAACCAGGTGCACCTTTTTGTGGTGGAACACATCAAGGACTTTGACGAATGCCTGCGTCGCATTGAGCAGTTTTTGCCCTACATAGACAACTGGGCGGTTTGCGACGGCAAGTCGCCCAAGGCTCTGCTCAAGGACGAACCACGCTTTTTGGCAAGCATCGAAAAATGGCTCAAGTCGCGTGAACCCTATGCGGTGCGCTTTGGCGTGAACATGCTCATGAACTTTTTCCTGGACGCGCGATTCGACAAGAAGTTCTTGAAGTGGGTCGCGGCCATCGATGAAACGCTGTTTAATGATGGCGGTCGCGCGGAATGCCCAACCGACCGCTACTATGTGCAGATGGTAATCGCCTGGTACTTCGCGACGGCGTTTGCCAAGCAGTGGGCTGCGGCCTTCCCCTATATCGAAAAGCGCAGGCTTTCGCCCTGGATACACGCGAAGGCCATCCAGAAGGCGTGCGAAAGTTACCGCATTACCGATGCGCAGAAGGCTATTCTCCGCGGCCTGAAATAAGATTGGGCGCCCTGGCGGGCGTTTTTTTTGTATCTTGTTCCCTGTATGCTTAAGAACCCTCTGCTGATATCCCTGCTGGTGTGCGCCACTGCCTTCGCGGCGAGTGGGCGTTACTGGAATACGGGGCTCGGCGGGGTCACATTGCAGCACCTTTCTATGCAGGCGTCGCCACGCAGCGCCGCGCTCTCGGGTGCGGGCGTCGCAGACCCCTTGCGGGTATCCGAGGTCACGCGCAACCCGCTGGCCATTACGCGTATTCAGGCCGCCGAGTTCGGGCTGAACCAGATTGTTTTTGGCGACGCGGGCGCAGATGACTTTGTTTCGGTTTATTACGGGCTCCCGCTGGGCGAAAGTTTCGCTCTCTCCTTCGGGCTCGAGTACCTCGGGTACGACGATATCGAGGGTCGAGACGAGAATGGCGAACTCGCTGCGGAATACGGGGCGTATGCCTGGGCCGCACAGGCGGGTTTCGGTAACCGCGGCAAGGCTTTTGGCTGGTCGGCGACGGCACGCTTTGCGTACCAGACCATCGACGACGAGTCTACCGTTGCGTTCCTTGGCGATGCGGGCGCTATCTACCGCGTGGGGCAGTATGTGTCCTTCGGTGCGACCCTCACCAACTTTGGCTACGTGAGCGACAGCGAGTACAGCGGCGCGCACGAGGCCGCCCCGATGGCCTTGCAGGCGGGCGTCACGGGAATTGTCCCTATCGCGCGCATCTTCAATCTCGAGAGCCTCTGGGACTTGCACCTTTCCGCCGATATCTACCGCCGCGCCGACATGGATGCGCCCGAATGGCGGTTCGGTACCGAGATCGCCTACCAGGAATTCCTGCTGTTCCGCGCGGGCTATGCGCTGCGCCCGAATACCGAAGACGGCTTCAGCGCCGGTATCGGGTTCTCGTTCGGCGGGATCATTTTCGATTACGGCTATTCGCCGCGCCCCGCACTCGGCGACGGCAACCACTACCTTGGTCTTGGCGTGCGCTTCTAGTTGCCGCCGCCGGTGGCAGCCTACCTAGTAGGCGCCGTGTTTTTGTATTTGGTACGATAGGCTGCCACGGCTGATTCCCAGCTTGTGCGCCGCGCGGCTCTTGTTCCAGTCGCACGAGTCTAGCGCCTCCTTTATGATTACCCATTCAGGTGCAATCGCGCGCTTCTTTGCCCACAGGTTATCGCCGGCCATGCGCTTCTGCACGGTGCTCTCCTCGCAGACGGCGGTAGTGGAATATTCTTCGCAGAGTACTTCGTTTATTCGTATCCCGTGCGCCTGCAGCAGGGCGTAGCGCTGCAGCACGTTCTTGAGCTGGCGTACATTGCCGGGCCACTTGAACTGCCTCAGCGCGTTTAGTTCTTCGAGCGTGAGCCTGTTCCTGGGCGCATTGAAATGCGTGCGTCGCGCGCTTTCGCATATTGTGCTCCATATGTCGGCGGCAATCTCGTCGAAGTCGTTCCTGTCGCGTAGCGGGGGGATGAATACCGGGAATACGTTCAGCCTGAAGAAGAGGTCTTCGCGGAAGCGCTTTTCGGCGATTTCCTTTTTGAGGTTGCGGTTCGTGGCGCATATCAGCCGGAAGTCGACGGGTATGCTTTTCGATGCGCCCACGGGGAGTACCGCCTTCTCTTGCAGTATGCGCAGGAACTTGCTCTGGGCGTCGAGCGGGAGTTCGCCTATCTCGTCCAGGAATAGCGTGCCTCCGTTTGCGGCGCGCACGATTCCCTTCTGGTCGGTATAGGCACCGGTGAACGCGCCCTTTACCGAACCCTCGAGCGTGCTCTCTATGAGGTTCTGCGCGAGCGCGCCGCAGTTGAGGGCGATAAACGCTCCGTACCTGCGCGGGCTGTGTTCGTGTATGTAGCGGGCGGCGACTTCCTTCCCGACGCCCGATTCCCCCTGGATGAGGACGGTGACGGACGAGTTCGCCGCGATATTCATGAGTTCTTTAGGTTGTTTCATGGGTGTCTCCTAACCATAAAACGATTTCGCAGCCGTTTTATGCCTCGGGGCCCCTGCTTTTTTACATTCGTACTCTAATTTTTACAAAGGAAGGTTGATTAGTGTCTTATATCAATGCTTTCAAGGCATTTGACAAAAGATTTTTGGTTGTCAATTAAGAAAAAGTCTGCTTCTCTAAATTGATACTCTTTTTTCCCGTAGCCCGCCGCGGGGTGGCCTATGAATTCTCCGTCATTTGGTAAGGCATCGTAGGTGCATAGATCCTTGTTGATGACTTTTTGTATAAAGTGATAGACGCAGGTGATAGAATCTCGAGATACTTCTAGTTCGGTCTCCGCCTCAGTACGGCCGTTTTCTGTTGTACGTTTCGTGACATTGTTGAGCTTAAATGTGTAGGTTTTATCGCTTATTTTAAACGTTTGGCTCGTTTTCGTTGATTCAACGATTTCGACATCATATCGATCGATTGCATCTGCTTGTAAAAGCGAATCGTCTTCCATGGGGTAGAATATTGCCCCGTAAAACGGAGGAGAATAGTTGTAATCGTTATCGAAATGCAAATCTCCATTCAAGATTTCATACAAATTATACATAGCGGAACTTTTAGTGAAATCTATCGCGTTTAGGGCGTCGATATACTTGCTTTCGAAAATGTCGGATTTCTTTTTGAATTTTCCGTTGGAGAATGTCCAGACAATAATATTATAGGGGCTGTCGCAGTTGGCCTGTTTTTTGTTTCTGTTGTAATCACAGCCGGTAAAGGTCCATGTGCCTTCGATTTTGCCCTTGTTGCTGCCTACATAGACTTCCCCTGTCATCCCATCTCTGCCGTTGAAAAGTATCAGCGTGTCCCCGGCCAGTTCATATTCAATGCTATCCTGGTAGTCTTCCGGCGCAAGGGTTTCCCAAGAAAGCCCGCCATTTTCCATGAAGCATGCGCTTATGGAATCGTTCGGGGTCATGACCAGCATTTTTTTCTTTTTGTCTATGCTGTAGGTTCCTTCGGTTGAAATGGAGATGGCGGCATTTTCGTTGTTGCCCGTGGCGTTTGACGAACTGTCATCCCCGCAGGCACAAAAAAGCATTGCAGATGCCGCAAAAGTTGCGGTCAAGAAATATTTCATGATTATTCCTCCTAAACGTTTGTTGATTTGCGTAATGATGGAATCTACAAATGAGGAGGGTGCAAAAAACGCTGGTTTTTGCACTTTTTGAGTCAATTTATGGTCAAGAACGTTTTTGCCGGATGTAAAGGAACTTGCCGCGACGCTCGCCTTTAGCTATATTTGCCCCCGCGCGGCGGTAAAATGCCGTCGCAGACATAGACACAAAAACCAAAAGTGGCTGGCCAGATGGGTAGGCTTGGGCACGACGACCGTGAGGAAAGCGGTTGCGCTCGAAGCTGAGAGGTTTGGTGGCCCGAAAGGAAAAAATGAGTCAAAGAATCGTATGCAAGTTCGGCGGCAGCTCTGTCGCCGATGCCGGCCAGTTCAAGAAGATCAAGGCCATCGTTGAATCCGACAAGAACCGCAAGGTCATCGTCGTTTCCGCCCCCGGCAAGCGCAATCCTAAGGAAACCAAGCTTACCGACCTCCTCTACAGCACCTACGACCTCGCCTCCAAGGGCCTCGACTTTTCGACCCCGTGGAACCTGATCCGTCAGCGCTATGACGAAATCTGCAGGGATCTCGGTCTCGAAGACAAGCTGACCGAAGATCTCGACAGCCTCGAGGACAAGCTGAAGAACCACCCCGAATCCGTCAGCACGGACTTCCTCGTAAGCCGTGGCGAGTTCCTGTGCGCACGCCTCATGGCCAAGTACCTGGGCGCAAACTTCGTCGATACCTTCCCGCTGATTACCTTCGACGACAAGTACCGCATTACGCCGAAGACCTACGAAGACATCTCGAAGACCTTGTCCGACGAAAACCAGCTCTACGTGCTGCCGGGCTTCTATGGTGCAAACCTCCGTGGCGAAGTCAAGACCTTCAGCCGTGGCGGCTCCGACATCACGGGCGCCATCCTCGCTAACGGCATCGATGCCGCCAAGTACGAGAACTGGACCGACGTCTCGGGCATGCTCATGGCCGACCCGCGCATCGTCGAAAATCCGCTGCCCATCGAATACGTGAGCTACCGCGAAATCCGCGAACTCGCCTACTCCGGCGCTTCTGTGCTTCACGACGAATCCATCGCTCCGTGCCGCGCGAAGAAGATTCCTATCAATATCCGCAACACGAACCGCCCCGAAGACGCTGGCACCATCATCGGCCCCACTCCGGAAGAAGCGAAGCTCCCGATTACGGGTGTCGCCGGCCGTAAGGGCTTCTCCATGATCTACATCGAGAAGTCCATGATGAACAAGGAAGTCGGTTTCGGCCGCCGCGTGCTCGCCGTGCTCGAAAGCGAAGGCCTCTCCTACGAACTGTGCCCGAGCGCCATCGACTCCATGAGCATCGTGGTGGATAGCAAGGCTCTCGACGCCGTGCAGGACGTAGTCCTCGAAGACATCACGCAGCAGATGCGCCCCGACCGTATCAAGGTGTTCCCGGGCATCGCCCTCATCGCTACCGTGGGTCATGGCATGACGAACAAGATCGGTGTTGCCGCGAAGCTGTTTACCGCTCTCGCCGAGAACAAGGTGAACGTCCGCATCATCGACCAGGG
Proteins encoded:
- a CDS encoding PorV/PorQ family protein, whose protein sequence is MLKNPLLISLLVCATAFAASGRYWNTGLGGVTLQHLSMQASPRSAALSGAGVADPLRVSEVTRNPLAITRIQAAEFGLNQIVFGDAGADDFVSVYYGLPLGESFALSFGLEYLGYDDIEGRDENGELAAEYGAYAWAAQAGFGNRGKAFGWSATARFAYQTIDDESTVAFLGDAGAIYRVGQYVSFGATLTNFGYVSDSEYSGAHEAAPMALQAGVTGIVPIARIFNLESLWDLHLSADIYRRADMDAPEWRFGTEIAYQEFLLFRAGYALRPNTEDGFSAGIGFSFGGIIFDYGYSPRPALGDGNHYLGLGVRF
- a CDS encoding DNA alkylation repair protein, which encodes MTHAELLKRLQAEQDLKYRDFHASLLPNIDKKSIIGVRVPTMRKIAKEFAAGGSMGAKTVPADVAKFLDKLPHRYFEENQVHLFVVEHIKDFDECLRRIEQFLPYIDNWAVCDGKSPKALLKDEPRFLASIEKWLKSREPYAVRFGVNMLMNFFLDARFDKKFLKWVAAIDETLFNDGGRAECPTDRYYVQMVIAWYFATAFAKQWAAAFPYIEKRRLSPWIHAKAIQKACESYRITDAQKAILRGLK
- a CDS encoding aspartate kinase, yielding MSQRIVCKFGGSSVADAGQFKKIKAIVESDKNRKVIVVSAPGKRNPKETKLTDLLYSTYDLASKGLDFSTPWNLIRQRYDEICRDLGLEDKLTEDLDSLEDKLKNHPESVSTDFLVSRGEFLCARLMAKYLGANFVDTFPLITFDDKYRITPKTYEDISKTLSDENQLYVLPGFYGANLRGEVKTFSRGGSDITGAILANGIDAAKYENWTDVSGMLMADPRIVENPLPIEYVSYREIRELAYSGASVLHDESIAPCRAKKIPINIRNTNRPEDAGTIIGPTPEEAKLPITGVAGRKGFSMIYIEKSMMNKEVGFGRRVLAVLESEGLSYELCPSAIDSMSIVVDSKALDAVQDVVLEDITQQMRPDRIKVFPGIALIATVGHGMTNKIGVAAKLFTALAENKVNVRIIDQGSSQINIITGVDEADTEKAIKAIYGAFVK
- a CDS encoding sigma 54-interacting transcriptional regulator gives rise to the protein MKQPKELMNIAANSSVTVLIQGESGVGKEVAARYIHEHSPRRYGAFIALNCGALAQNLIESTLEGSVKGAFTGAYTDQKGIVRAANGGTLFLDEIGELPLDAQSKFLRILQEKAVLPVGASKSIPVDFRLICATNRNLKKEIAEKRFREDLFFRLNVFPVFIPPLRDRNDFDEIAADIWSTICESARRTHFNAPRNRLTLEELNALRQFKWPGNVRQLKNVLQRYALLQAHGIRINEVLCEEYSTTAVCEESTVQKRMAGDNLWAKKRAIAPEWVIIKEALDSCDWNKSRAAHKLGISRGSLSYQIQKHGAY